A genomic window from Pocillopora verrucosa isolate sample1 chromosome 7, ASM3666991v2, whole genome shotgun sequence includes:
- the LOC131796076 gene encoding uncharacterized protein, translating into MAVEFITPFSVFLFFLSSCQAKPENCSEAQCKVLTVGKGTAFEFRFKASEKGVRIVYLDLKFRNDSYRPLESENEFLPNRWVWASLISEPMLSMSYDYDILSLGLLKYQTRSMDVLLEDQPSGCLANFNSSCQNKVVGRALLNMTQLNSGQPPDRNVVCVAIIEDYVKDFLWSFFDGNVKFRCCEMSEQETEESAYIQCELEVQVSGWFKAFNGTLNLLTVLMMLYCPAFLLFLPDSIFNLQEECKKEERRENEQQSEDSHHRQSNQKRSRYGSTDEASANITAENGDSVPLVTLAILTQSQQANSQIDEDTSNKHVQSLLYLDEPNPITLSYFLRTYTKERTELFSFHSKFAFLWYCVIPIFVYLRLGLNYIVESKFMEAVHKNPKASLVGPLFSYVFDVQGLFSWLMALAPLILILLSNPKDFLITGGEDIRQVKRPFCRENKVSVGEDMRRHLRKLAVDSYKLASCLINFHQKALAKSIKFFTHYAMEKMGPPWKRAKTPFIALWVLFWDVVLVIVVGVILGGVCFCVLLIGLVFLICCYSPWFSLMLVCLRKLRQMLKKWSLEVFNQYRYCLTPMFIGVQISLVGFQLLLMAILTDGCLVGGLSCRCITRMFGLVTLGLVLNASIAGPFLALSIAALTNIYLCYYNLQMYYRDVKEMISEKWQTLDGKREHGAIPEDLFWSICSEASNSNKAVPPVRGEVNRMLSNMAVILIFLFLVFCSVFLVTDASSMSAVPSTIAVFLSGAIPSLLFKGLTHGKRFTGETRVRMIREIEEAVIKYKENTAVEFNNLLQKDT; encoded by the coding sequence ATGGCCGTGGAGTTTATCactcctttctctgtgtttcttttctttctctcttcttgtCAAGCCAAGCCGGAGAACTGCAGTGAGGCTCAGTGCAAGGTCTTAACGGTTGGAAAAGGAACTGCGTTCGAATTCCGCTTTAAGGCTTCCGAGAAGGGTGTCAGAATAGTCTACTTGGATTTGAAGTTCCGTAACGACAGCTACCGTCCATTAGAGTCAGAAAACGAGTTTCTCCCAAATAGATGGGTTTGGGCGAGTTTGATCAGCGAGCCAATGTTGTCTATGTCCTACGACTACGACATTTTATCTTTGGGCCTCCTTAAATACCAAACAAGAAGTATGGATGTGCTGTTGGAAGATCAACCAAGCGGATGCCTTGCGAACTTCAACTCATCATGTCAAAACAAGGTAGTTGGAAGAGCGCTTCTGAATATGACACAGTTAAACTCAGGTCAACCTCCAGATAGGAATGTTGTTTGTGTTGCAATCATTGAAGATTATGTTAAAGACTTTTTATGGAGCTTTTTTGATGGAAATGTCAAATTCCGGTGCTGTGAGATGAGCGAACAAGAAACCGAGGAGTCTGCTTACATTCAATGTGAGCTGGAGGTTCAAGTTAGCGGTTGGTTCAAAGCTTTTAATGGTACCCTCAACCTTTTGACTGTGCTAATGATGCTTTATTGTCCAGcgtttctcctttttcttccgGATTCCATTTTCAATCTTCAAGAGGAGTGTAAAAAAGAAGAGCGACGCGAAAACGAGCAACAATCAGAAGACAGCCATCATCGACAGAGCAATCAAAAAAGAAGCAGGTACGGATCAACCGATGAAGCTTCAGCAAATATTACTGCAGAGAATGGGGATTCAGTTCCTCTTGTAACTTTAGCTATTCTGACCCAGAGTCAGCAAGCTAATTCCCAAATAGACGAAGATACATCAAACAAACATGTGCAAAGTTTACTTTATTTAGACGAACCAAATCCAATAACCCTCTCATATTTTCTCAGAACTTATACTAAAGAACGTACAGagctattttcatttcattccaaATTTGCATTTCTCTGGTACTGTGTTATTCCAATTTTTGTGTATCTAAGATTAGGATTAAACTACATTGTAGAAAGTAAATTTATGGAGGCAGTGCATAAAAACCCAAAGGCATCTCTGGTAGGACCGTTGTTTTCATATGTTTTCGATGTTCAAGGCTTATTCAGCTGGCTGATGGCTCTCGCtcctttgattttgattttactcTCAAATCCTAAGGATTTCCTAATTACTGGCGGAGAGGACATTAGACAAGTTAAACGCCCTTTTTGCAGAGAAAATAAGGTTTCAGTAGGAGAGGATATGCGCCGACACTTAAGAAAATTAGCAGTAGACAGTTACAAGTTAGCTTCGTGTTTAATTAACTTTCACCAAAAAGCACTAGCAAAATCTATAAAGTTCTTTACACATTACGCTATGGAGAAAATGGGTCCGCCATGGAAACGAGCTAAAACTCCTTTCATTGCTCTGTGGGTGTTATTCTGGGATGTTGTCTTAGTCATAGTTGTTGGTGTCATTTTAGGAGGAGTATGCTTTTGTGTATTGTTAATAGGGTTAGTCTTTCTCATTTGCTGCTATTCACCTTGGTTTAGTCTCATGCTTGTCTGTTTAAGGAAACTTaggcaaatgttaaaaaaatggaGCCTTGAAGTATTCAACCAATACCGTTATTGTCTCACACCGATGTTCATCGGTGTTCAAATTTCTCTAGTTGGTTTTCAGCTACTCCTAATGGCAATATTAACAGACGGCTGTTTGGTAGGGGGCCTTTCTTGTCGATGTATCACTCGCATGTTTGGCTTAGTTACTTTAGGTCTAGTGTTAAATGCGTCAATTGCGGGCCCATTCTTAGCACTCTCTATCGCTGCTTTAACAAACATTTATCTATGCTACTATAATCTGCAAATGTACTACCGAGATGTGAAAGAAATGATTTCGGAGAAGTGGCAGACTCTTGATGGAAAACGCGAGCACGGTGCAATTCCAGAAGATCTATTTTGGAGCATTTGCAGTGAAGCGTCAAATTCAAATAAGGCAGTTCCACCAGTTAGGGGTGAAGTAAACCGCATGCTTAGCAATATGGCTGTCattttgatatttctatttttggttTTCTGCTCTGTATTTCTGGTGACTGATGCGAGCAGTATGTCAGCAGTGCCATCAACGATTGCTGTGTTTCTAAGTGGAGCTATTCCTAGCTTACTTTTCAAGGGATTGACACACGGAAAGCGATTTACGGGTGAGACAAGAGTGAGAATGATTAGAGAAATCGAGGAGGCGGTTATAAAGTACAAGGAAAATACCGCGGTAGAGTTCAATAATCTGTTGCAAAAGGACACTTAA